In a genomic window of Phaeodactylum tricornutum CCAP 1055/1 chromosome 6, whole genome shotgun sequence:
- a CDS encoding predicted protein: protein MPTTVPSLAATFLTMVLLTPWSNGLWRGGRRYASSATAFRTTTLARHFAVLSWSPTQYPWRPRLNVGTKAEPTGRTLRYATTSSSSSSTNDSASEYDVIVVGGGHAGCDAAAAAARTGARTALVTQKLATIGELSCNPSIGGIGKGHLVREIDALDGLMGNVADQGGIHFRLLNRRKGPAVRGPRAQMDRDLYQQCMQDILRNYPNLHLVEASVQDLLLDQSTSAPLESMAPMQSGDLGQGLLGSTGRGSSPVDNGANVDQQARMIQAATSSSRNARIRGIVAETPDGKTIELASRAVVITTGTFLRGVLMMGHERYSGGRHLRDSEEVEPPSVGLAQTLARFEFPLGRLKTGTPARIDGSTIDWSALAIQPSENPAQPFSHLRQFNEEQPPLVEAGTLIDCYQTATNEETHKLVMEFEHMLPQYDGLDGKGNGPRYCPSIYKKVQRFPQRTGHNCFLEPEGLNTDLVYPNGMSGPYPPEIQQKILRTMKGLGAVEIIRPGYDVEYDFVNPTALTHTLETKRIGGLYLAGQICGTTGYEEAAAQGIVAGANAGRAAAAATRGDPPPLPFVIGRDEGYIGVLVDDLVTRGTSEPYRMFTSRAEYRISLRADNADLRLTRKGMEYGLVKDEERMSALDAREFLIDDRVGKLSSFQLKVTEWSSRGGLDLMGGAQMKRKIGQKKTAEEVLGMPNVTLKDVEDIMKAVSKEPDVVVETTDPLPSKEVRAMLEAMDNFVPSPASVYDTVEASVKYQSYVRRQHKDMESWRRAQGLRIPPDVEYVHKYLPTLSIEELEKLSQIRPATFADASQISGMTPKSLIYLYHHVQRRNRDRDGGGSKKRKVAES, encoded by the coding sequence ATGCCGACGACGGTCCCGAGTCTGGCGGCAACTTTTCTCACAATGGTACTGCTGACGCCTTGGTCGAATGGACTGTGGCGAGGCGGGCGACGATACGCCTCCTCGGCCACGGCGTTTCGAACGACTACTCTCGCACGGCATTTCGCGGTACTCTCCTGGTCACCAACGCAATATCCGTGGCGTCCCCGCTTAAACGTCGGGACAAAAGCGGAGCCCACCGGGAGGACACTACGGTACGCCACCAccagcagtagcagcagcagtactAACGATAGCGCGTCGGAATACGACGTGATTGTGGTGGGTGGCGGGCACGCGGGTTGCGATGCggcagctgctgctgctcgGACCGGAGCCCGGACGGCCCTGGTCACGCAAAAGCTCGCCACGATCGGCGAACTTTCCTGCAATCCATCAATCGGTGGTATCGGTAAGGGTCACTTAGTACGGGAGATTGACGCACTGGACGGACTCATGGGAAATGTGGCAGACCAGGGAGGCATTCATTTTCGACTCCTTAACCGACGCAAGGGTCCAGCCGTCCGGGGACCGCGAGCACAGATGGATAGGGATCTGTACCAGCAGTGCATGCAGGATATCTTACGCAACTACCCAAACCTTCATTTGGTCGAAGCATCGGTACAGGATTTGCTGTTGGACCAAAGCACCTCCGCGCCATTGGAATCAATGGCACCGATGCAGTCGGGAGATCTCGGTCAGGGTTTGTTGGGCAGTACGGGTCGGGGTTCCAGTCCGGTGGACAACGGGGCCAATGTCGACCAGCAAGCGCGCATGATACAAGCCGCCACGTCTTCATCGCGGAATGCACGTATTCGGGGAATCGTTGCGGAAACCCCGGATGGTAAAACCATCGAGTTGGCGTCCCGAGCCGTCGTTATCACCACCGGTACCTTTCTCCGCGGTGTGCTCATGATGGGACACGAACGGTACAGTGGTGGTCGGCATTTGCGAGATTCAGAAGAGGTAGAACCACCCTCGGTCGGCTTGGCCCAAACCTTGGCCCGTTTTGAATTTCCCTTGGGACGGCTCAAGACCGGAACTCCCGCACGGATCGATGGCTCTACAATTGATTGGAGCGCACTCGCCATCCAACCGTCGGAGAATCCGGCACAACCTTTTTCGCATTTGCGGCAATTTAACGAAGAACAACCTCCGTTGGTCGAGGCTGGGACATTAATTGACTGCTACCAAACTGCGACGAATGAAGAAACACACAAACTAGTCATGGAGTTTGAACACATGCTGCCGCAATACGACGGCTTGGACGGCAAGGGCAACGGTCCTCGCTACTGCCCCAGCATCTACAAGAAAGTCCAGCGGTTTCCGCAACGGACCGGCCACAATTGCTTTTTGGAACCCGAAGGACTGAATACGGACCTGGTGTACCCTAACGGCATGAGCGGTCCCTACCCGCCTGAAATTCAGCAGAAAATATTGCGTACCATGAAGGGTCTCGGCGCCGTCGAAATTATTCGACCAGGCTATGATGTGGAATACGATTTTGTCAATCCTACAGCCTTGACCCACACCCTGGAAACGAAACGAATCGGTGGTTTGTACCTGGCGGGTCAAATTTGCGGTACCACGGGCTAcgaagaagccgccgccCAAGGCATTGTGGCCGGTGCCAACGCCGGTCGTGCGGCGGCTGCTGCCACCCGCGGTGACCCACCGCCCCTGCCCTTTGTGATTGGGCGAGACGAAGGATACATTGGTGTGCTCGTTGACGATCTCGTCACGAGGGGGACATCAGAGCCGTATCGCATGTTCACCTCGCGCGCTGAATACCGAATTAGTTTGCGAGCGGACAATGCAGATTTGCGGCTGACCCGCAAGGGGATGGAGTACGGATTGGTGAAGGACGAAGAGCGTATGTCGGCATTAGATGCCCGGGAGTTTCTGATTGACGATCGGGTTGGCAAACTATCTAGTTTTCAGCTGAAAGTGACGGAGTGGTCGTCACGAGGCGGATTGGACCTCATGGGTGGCGCGCAAATGAAACGCAAAATAGGACAAAAGAAAACTGCGGAAGAAGTACTAGGTATGCCAAACGTAACGCTAAAGGACGTGGAAGATATCATGAAGGCAGTCAGTAAAGAACCGGATGTTGTGGTCGAAACGACCGATCCCCTCCCAAGTAAGGAAGTCCGGGCTATGTTGGAGGCAATGGACAATTTTGTACCGTCACCGGCATCGGTTTACGACACAGTCGAAGCATCTGTAAAGTATCAATCCTACGTGCGGCGACAACACAAGGACATGGAAAGTTGGAGACGAGCACAAGGATTACGGATTCCCCCCGACGTGGAATACGTTCATAAGTATCTGCCCACGTTGAGCATCGAGGAGCTGGAAAAGCTAAGCCAAATTCGACCCGCTACCTTTGCGGACGCTTCCCAAATCAGCGGCATGACGCCAAAAAGTCTTATTTACCTATACCACCATGTCCAAAGACGAAACCGCGATCGCGATGGAGGAGGCTCCAAGAAACGAAAAGTGGCCGAGTCgtga
- a CDS encoding predicted protein gives MSAYMLSSIHPPAEVSFSNRQNESHKDPYGEDDDSSSISSASFSPPAPISDADDNETTMGMPVIPDTQVHNGSSSVNNDSDMVLSKFRRRRAEVNTLSRKDSHSASFRRKQAEDLSSAPLARSNGSSPLSWKSATAKGTWGTTSQSSRHSLKPLRRQLLPAWSSPPPPPPPPERAPVTPPRETPTRHSDPLIQYASSATTSRRSPAPVVLRHHCTAVVSADLPVEEIEAELLDFPSTNEFWQITQAPTDEVWSSDDHDPHEPFDYQAEDDEDSQGPGVIHVAPVTVDNARRYDSNGESQFTLSRSGVRENESGPPLGEVDVSEIQDIQDEPGRLPTHATSALVLTTPDPSRRSRKTRSYGTMQSLEKKANVNTKPAQRNHQRSNRTRGLSRRNQGQHQTITDVRTLLSSNKTISPNQEEKVQESGLEPLPSCHIDEEPGVILLRTHRASSENDLLRLGSADTTVLAMQEERHPLGTKAASSAKSLQTLSTLGDPDIANDHTCKSQPEVGRKHSAPAPVEEVLSITGARSCPNSICEPSCLNAVSHIGLHDARESATEPGTKASQTKQSESVPHLARPTRTSPWKNALTQFSRQKTHYLESTNKPEVTLVTIEKSIESDAVIEDDAKSAPSELMHSASTTSFERSVSLVTNVQIAGRSPSSMYADVVMDSRSTEDHNNDADQEGISGSIEIDGTLAEEPRKRIAFSALKLLQVSSDGSEREKIYNPVCDSNESSVNEGGKNSKHFHLETPLHSRLIENSRTTEVLKVVATPVHTVQQPDDGSENGSPGKPLCYSHHSPNETPGEDSELEPAATTKQYTQRVVEQTSTQRQYTPPTSLEQIEGSSENSHCSSTESTVRKSDGSSIQSKSAPNMGADDANNLDFSREVPPSQTKLLEGNPIPDQSLQKTIDDSEIDCLCASAPQSPNETNMDAFQSNTTFSNSSVLGKVSSEEHLMRISMSVNETESTRNCLRSLDTARENVEELVTASETDARVLGLPNHTVEILEPPSTPVSKPPENALNIQTTLTTPLDEREELKPFLLAMANNDIGIPKGDCVLSLLDENPETTYNERVKEAVWRCRTMRQNCDTKWTREKILRKAGSPPRGRSSVPVDTDDARVVGGIRSALKTQRAAIEHLKFDELDDALALFEDIVATYSSHLEDIKSSSDLYQEGYTMELSAHFRSFMGPPLHNVGIVHLLRGDFQNALSYFEESSPSRVDGTDLGNPDYITSLARKAVCNCALQNLDDANRDLEFAVSHLQGNLRTMSDYRQLAECLNNIGCLSYRNGNIELAEAQFTEALECQAIVAQNSLYAGSKYSSHAASINVSVTEGNLGFLGLSKKDYDASVTLFEFAVHKQELLLWDAHPTLVASMEHLAFANYLSGAKEKALQVFLAPDFCFVHRLFPFLTQRFLFSHEGVSTHHTYASGCVRSRRPKITSDCH, from the exons ATGAGTGCCTATATGCTTTCTTCCATCCATCCGCCTGCGGAAGTGTCTTTTTCGAATCGGCAGAACGAGAGCCACAAAGATCCGTACGGGGAGGATGACGATTCATCGTCTATTTCGTCCGCCAGTTTTTCTCCACCAGCACCGATAagcgacgccgacgacaatgAAACTACGATGGGAATGCCAGTGATTCCTGATACACAAGTGCACAACGGAAGTAGCAGcgtcaacaacgacagcgatATGGTTCTTTCCAAGTTTCGTCGACGCCGCGCGGAAGTAAACACACTCTCCCGGAAGGATTCACACTCGGCGTCGTTCCGTCGCAAACAAGCCGAAGATTTGTCATCCGCGCCGTTGGCTCGTAGCAACGGGTCATCGCCCCTGTCTTGGAAGAGTGCCACCGCCAAAGGGACTTGGGGCACCACGAGCCAGTCGTCACGGCATTCCCTCAAACCCCTACGTCGGCAATTGTTGCCGGCATGGAGCAgtccgccaccaccaccaccaccacctgAGCGCGCCCCCGTAACACCGCCGCGTGAAACCCCTACACGGCATTCCGATCCCTTAATCCAGTACGCGTCATCCGCAACAACCTCACGTCGGTCCCCTGCCCCTGTCGTGCTCCGCCACCACTGTACGGCAGTGGTCAGTGCGGACCTTCCGGTGGAGGAGATTGAAGCGGAATTGCTCGACTTTCCTTCAACCAACGAGTTTTGGCAAATCACACAAGCTCCGACCGATGAAGTATGGAGCAGTGATGACCACGATCCGCACGAACCATTCGACTACCAGgcggaggacgacgaggattcTCAAGGACCCGGCGTCATTCACGTGGCCCCTGTTACCGTTGACAATGCCCGTCGCTACGATAGCAACGGCGAGTCCCAATTTACTTTGTCCCGTAGTGGTGTTAGGGAGAATGAGTCTGGACCACCTTTGGGTGAGGTGGATGTTTCGGAAATCCAAGACATTCAAGACGAGCCCGGACGACTGCCGACTCATGCCACGTCCGCGTTGGTCCTGACCACTCCGGACCCGTCACGCCGGAGTAGGAAAACCCGCTCGTATGGAACAATGCAATCCCTCGAGAAGAAAGCTAACGTCAATACCAAGCCCGCTCAGCGCAATCACCAACGCAGCAACAGAACGCGAGGTTTGAGCAGGCGGAACCAGGGGCAACATCAAACCATAACTGACGTCCGCACTCTACTGTCGTCCAATAAGACAATATCACCAAACCAAGAAGAGAAGGTGCAAGAATCTGGCTTAGAGCCTTTACCATCTTGCCATATTGACGAAGAACCCGGTGTAATTCTACTTCGAACGCATCGTGCCTCTTCCGAGAACGATCTATTGCGTCTAGGATCTGCGGATACCACTGTGCTCGCaatgcaagaagaaaggCATCCTTTGGGAACAAAGGCAGCGTCTAGTGCGAAGAGTTTGCAAACATTGTCGACTCTTGGGGATCCCGACATTGCTAATGACCACACTTGCAAGTCACAACCAGAAGTCGGTCGCAAGCATTCTGCGCCTGCTCCGGTAGAGGAGGTACTAAGTATAACTGGTGCACGCTCGTGCCCGAATTCCATATGTGAGCCTTCATGCCTAAATGCAGTGAGTCACATTGGCCTGCACGATGCCAGGGAATCCGCTACAGAACCTGGTACCAAGGCTTCTCAAACTAAGCAGTCGGAAAGTGTGCCGCACCTAGCCAGACCAACGCGAACGTCTCCTTGGAAGAACGCTTTAACCCAGTTTAGCCGCCAAAAGACGCATTATCTTGAATCTACCAACAAACCAGAAGTCACACTGGTCACGATTGAAAAGAGTATCGAGAGCGATGCCGTCATAG AAGATGATGCGAAATCAGCGCCGTCAGAGCTCATGCATAGCGCATCCACTACTTCGTTCGAGAGATCTGTGAGCCTAGTCACGAATGTTCAGATAGCAGGCAGGTCACCAAGCTCAATGTATGCAGATGTTGTAATGGATTCGCGATCAACAGAGGATCACAACAACGATGCAGATCAGGAGGGAATTTCCGGGTCCATAGAGATAGACGGCACATTAGCCGAAGAACCTCGCAAGCGCATTGCTTTCTCCGCCCTCAAGCTTTTACAGGTTTCCTCCGACGGGTCTGAACGTGAAAAAATATACAATCCCGTGTGCGATTCCAACGAGTCTTCAGTCAATGAGGGAGGCAAGAACTCGAAGCACTTTCACCTTGAAACACCCCTCCACTCTCGTTTGATTGAAAATTCAAGAACAACGGAAGTGCTCAAAGTCGTTGCTACCCCTGTTCATACAGTGCAACAACCCGATGACGGGTCCGAGAATGGCTCTCCAGGCAAGCCACTATGCTATTCGCACCATTCTCCAAATGAAACTCCAGGAGAGGATTCTGAACTAGAGCCCGCAGCAACTACAAAGCAGTATACGCAGAGGGTAGTAGAACAGACTAGTACACAACGCCAGTATACCCCTCCTACTTCTCTTGAACAAATAGAAGGATCGAGCGAAAATTCACACTGTTCATCAACGGAGAGCACAGTGCGCAAGAGTGATGGTTCTTCGATACAGTCGAAGTCTGCACCGAACATGGGCGCTGACGACGCCAACAATCTTGACTTTTCCCGAGAGGTTCCTCCTAGTCAAACAAAATTGCTGGAAGGCAATCCAATCCCTGATCAATCGCTGCAGAAAACTATCGACGACTCAGAAATCGATTGCCTTTGTGCGTCGGCACCTCAGTCCCCGAACGAAACAAATATGGATGCCTTTCAAAGTAACACAACCTTCTCCAACTCATCAGTTCTCGGTAAAGTATCGTCTGAGGAGCATTTGATGAGGATCTCTATGTCAGTCAATGAGACTGAGTCCACGCGAAATTGTCTTCGGTCGCTGGACACGGCGAGAGAGAATGTTGAGGAGCTTGTAACTGCTTCAGAGACGGACGCAAGGGTTTTGGGGCTGCCGAACCATACGGTAGAGATACTGGAGCCTCCCTCAACTCCAGTCTCGAAGCCTCCAGAAAACGCATTAAACATCCAGACGACTCTAACCACACCGCTGGATGAACGGGAAGAGCTAAAACCTTTTCTTTTGGCGATGGCCAATAATGATATAGGCATCCCAAAAGGGGACTGTGTGCTTTCGCTTCTGGATGAGAACCCAGAGACTACCTACAATGAACGCGTGAAAGAAGCGGTATGGCGATGCCGAACGATGCGACAAAATTGCGATACTAAATGGACACGAGAAAAAATACTGCGAAAAGCTGGGTCGCCACCTCGTGGTCGCTCATCGGTCCCTGTTGATACTGACGACGCCCGTGTTGTTGGTGGCATACGAAGTGCATTGAAAACGCAACGAGCGGCTATTGAGCATTTAAAGTTCGACGAACTGGACGACGCATTAGCACTTTTTGAAGATATCGTCGCTACCTACTCTAGCCACCTCGAAGATATCAAGAGCAGCTCAGACCTTTACCAGGAGGGTTATACGATGGAATTGAGTGCTCATTTTAGGTCGTTCATGGGACCACCTCTTCATAATGTTGGTATCGTACACCTCTTACGCGGCGATTTCCAAAATGCTCTAAGCTATTTCGAAGAATCGTCACCAAGTCGAGTTGATGGAACAGACTTAGGTAATCCTGATTACATT ACTTCTTTGGCAAGGAAGGCTGTTTGCAACTGTGCTTTGCAAAACCTTGACGATGCAAATCGTGACCTTGAATTTGCGGTTTCACATCTTCAGGGGAATTTACGGACGATGTCTGACTACCGACAACTCGCTGAGTGTCTCAATAATATTGGCTGCCTGTCGTACAGGAATGGAAATATTGAGCTCGCGGAGGCCCAGTTTACGGAAGCCCTGGAATGTCAGGCGATCGTTGCTCAAAACTCTCTGTATGCTGGGTCCAAATATTCCAGCCATGCTGCTTCCATTAACGTGTCAGTGACGGAAGGAAACCTAGGCTTTCTTGGGCTGTCTAAAAAGGACTATGACGCAAGTGTTACGCTGTTTGAATTTGCCGTCCAT aaaCAAGAGCTTCTTCTGTGGGACGCCCACCCTACACTCGTTGCATCTATGGAACATCTCGCGTTTGCAAATTATCTTTCCGGGGCGAAAGAGAAGGCACTTCAGGTATTTCTCGCTCCGGACTTTTGCTTTGTTCATAGGCTATTTCCGTTTCTTACACAGCggtttttgttttcccaTGAAGGTGTTTCGACGCATCATACATATGCAAGTGGATGCGTACGGTCCCGACGACCCAAGATCACTAGCGACTGCCACTAA
- a CDS encoding predicted protein has protein sequence MPMRKIDGDEFVRRAPLRDASFDRQAPLRNNSLTQMLQQGRRLQEERQNQEKEETPSRGGSVSFEVDYGYDVDVVEPRTKKRRFERRNSKTPAMLLAMSTAASALPQLDFLDEDNDDLNEASKPQFSYVDDDDDESTWGGGLDIAEQLVSQLKQRRSRMRL, from the coding sequence ATGCCCATGCGTAAAATTGACGGCGACGAGTTCGTTCGCCGAGCCCCATTGCGCGACGCGAGCTTTGATCGACAAGCTCCGCTACGCAACAACAGTCTCACGCAGATGCTGCAGCAAGGTCGTAGActgcaagaagaaagacaGAAtcaggaaaaggaagagaccCCGTCTAGAGGCGGCAGCGTCTCGTTCGAAGTTGACTACGGCTACGATGTTGATGTGGTGGAACCGCGAACCAAGAAGCGACGGTTTGAACGGCGAAACTCAAAAACACCTGCAATGCTTCTCGCTATGAGTACAGCTGCCTCTGCTTTGCCTCAGCTCGACTTTCTCGATGAAGACAATGACGACCTAAACGAAGCGAGCAAGCCCCAGTTCTCGTAcgttgatgatgacgatgacgaaagcaCGTGGGGTGGTGGCCTCGACATCGCCGAGCAGTTGGTATCCCAGCTCAAGCAGCGTCGAAGCCGCATGCGCCTTTGA
- a CDS encoding predicted protein, translating to MTMRALVVPATRGLMVLVVANILTRYCAGVEVPRASNEGTTIGKVPSWRDCHIFLAPARWEGGGWAVFAGRDFVANEIVEMAPLFLPLEYETPAVRNSVLDDFIYGYMRLESDASPGKESGSHVHMLANMVLGGTMFYNHGGTPPPNVVYTTFGREPTASQLESANAVGFVAKRAIRAGEELFSNYGEQYSDGGQRWFADRNLILQSVSPAQSTIEQSELASVKQLYCSKIYAGMGQPTFAERLSPLWPDFLPSQWRTLHHQLAPTDAPLDHVVTKSAVRVGERIEITPALVLSRKYHDLENTALATLVFFWDDLTPDHQETLRQLRHGDDSLGSYAVQYQGALSEWKRTDRWSRVEDVAILAAAGSLAMVNRVGTRDGYRESSIGGTANCRLVIRSARYGWSGSSGTNTSKFQLLDGNAGLVLELIATADLDVGTVLRLNLPQTVGSHSQLRRVLQETGQPLPTKDILPRNESNSIKSDLYPSTVKPDEL from the coding sequence ATGACGATGCGCGCTTTGGTGGTGCCTGCGACCCGTGGGTTAATGGTACTGGTTGTGGCGAACATTCTGACGCGCTATTGCGCCGGCGTTGAGGTCCCCCGGGCATCCAACGAGGGGACGACCATTGGAAAGGTGCCGTCGTGGCGCGACTGTCACATCTTTCTAGCACCCGCCCGATGGGAGGGTGGTGGCTGGGCCGTCTTTGCGGGGCGCGATTTCGTCGCGAACGAAATCGTCGAGATGGCCCCACTTTTTTTACCTTTGGAGTACGAAACACCCGCTGTCCGAAATAGCGTTCTCGACGACTTTATTTACGGATACATGCGGTTGGAAAGTGACGCCAGTCCTGGCAAAGAAAGCGGTAGTCATGTGCACATGCTAGCCAATATGGTGCTGGGTGGTACCATGTTTTATAACCACGGAGGGACCCCTCCTCCCAACGTTGTGTACACGACCTTTGGTCGCGAGCCGACGGCCTCGCAACTAGAATCTGCCAACGCTGTCGGGTTTGTGGCGAAACGAGCGATACGAGCTGGCGAagagctcttttccaattaCGGAGAACAATATAGCGACGGAGGTCAACGCTGGTTCGCCGATCGGAACTTGATACTGCAAAGCGTTAGTCCGGCACAATCAACCATCGAACAGTCCGAACTGGCAAGCGTCAAGCAGCTGTACTGCTCGAAAATTTATGCCGGTATGGGACAACCTACCTTCGCGGAACGATTGTCACCGCTGTGGCCCGATTTTCTGCCGTCGCAATGGCGAACCTTGCACCACCAACTGGCTCCGACGGATGCGCCGCTCGACCACGTAGTGACCAAATCAGCCGTCCGGGTCGGAGAGCGCATCGAAATAACACCGGCACTGGTCTTGTCGCGAAAATATCATGATTTGGAAAATACTGCTCTGGCTACGCTCGTCTTTTTTTGGGACGATCTGACCCCGGACCACCAGGAAACCTTGCGACAACTACGGCACGGGGACGATTCGCTGGGTTCCTACGCGGTACAGTACCAGGGAGCTTTGTCGGAATGGAAGCGCACGGATCGATGGTCCCGCGTGGAGGATGTAGCGATTCTGGCTGCGGCTGGGTCCCTGGCCATGGTGAATCGTGTGGGTACACGGGACGGTTACAGGGAGTCCAGCATTGGTGGGACCGCCAACTGCCGTTTGGTCATTCGCTCAGCACGGTACGGATGGAGCGGGTCGTCCGGGACCAACACGTCGAAATTTCAGCTACTTGACGGCAACGCCGGTCTCGTATTAGAGTTGATTGCGACCGCGGACCTGGACGTGGGTACGGTTTTGCGATTGAATTTACCGCAGACGGTTGGATCTCACTCACAGTTGCGACGGGTCTTGCAAGAAACTGGACAGCCTCTGCCAACGAAGGATATTCTCCCCAGAAACGAGAGCAACTCTATAAAATCGGACCTATATCCATCGACCGTAAAACCTGACGAACTGTAG
- a CDS encoding predicted protein, whose product MTTSSPSQSISVSESLSSLSSRIHSSKAQAEVSLNKAQDQLYVARPFLPTNCLNHMVSNHASLKAAHAAFVLDYEKRKSLRRQKREVCFESDYGYDEDLVEPEPKRRRFQRRNSKTPQMLMAMSPSLLSLDFLDKDKNEGQMKTISEIPLSFSDDEDDDAWDGGLEIAEELVKHLQKRRDSQIA is encoded by the coding sequence atgacgacttCCAGcccttcacagtcaatatcgGTCTCTGAATCTCTATCTTCGCTGTCATCACGTATACATTCGTCCAAGGCGCAGGCGGAAGTCTCTCTGAACAAGGCACAGGATCAGCTGTACGTTGCCAGGCCATTTTTGCCTACCAACTGCCTGAATCACATGGTGTCGAACCATGCAAGTCTAAAGGCTGCACACGCGGCGTTCGTATTAGACTATGAAAAACGAAAATCACTGCGACGGCAGAAAAGGGAAGTCTGCTTTGAAAGCGATTACGGAtacgacgaagacttggTAGAGCCAGAGCCCAAAAGACGACGGTTCCAGCGCCGCAATTCGAAGACTCCACAAATGCTCATGGCCATGAGTCCTTCATTGCTTTCCCTGGATTTTCTGGATAAAGACAAAAATGAAGGCCAAATGAAGACAATATCGGAGATACCATTATCGTTtagtgacgacgaggatgatgacGCCTGGGACGGTGGGCTAGAAATTGCAGAAGAACTCGTCAAACATCTACAAAAACGAAGAGATTCTCAAATTGCTTAA
- a CDS encoding predicted protein, with the protein MKTPKRHKFSTMFSYRSSFSKSTDPPVTKTKDLLQPATSQGTMVSVEDSDTRIADHKLSYDNEEQDLFEILPRETTVVHDDEYDDNSVPSLAPRDLTDSILDDVPTLRSSVGLTSPPRFDHSPVVVEPLPDKVAIIEEEKEDPMPPPLEQQEPLEDQNLLVTSTSDLEPLLVQLDDAQKVSINERVHQRTLTEDDVLLDPCPRASALQLVGRTFFAFIFVVSLALPLSRIGSGATLSLPNLPTYYDTHPMPAKHPAEQSTPTPSPIQYSTDMQSTINNNQPVAKGGGIHSVKPPLSSLVSVAYGATSFPEDKIFAATLDLARQATGKGWWLAFSPFSSLAWEEKQTLGWWTTMRLSMQVLLVLGLITMALAGRGRRFAPPTLLSVSQLVKVKKVPTLHKEENDFSDYRVLYQFQLDFEKVKTDVGRRSKNLTLLLDEFGIDGDAYATLTIEEIRSILPYLPGHAIVSASKTVLVEGLLNRYSFTLSRFTKNQLVGLLHLKHQDVPSRFTKAELVHMALQAGF; encoded by the coding sequence ATGAAAACACCAAAGAGACACAAATTTTCTACCATGTTCTCCTATCGCTCTTCGTTTTCCAAATCGACGGATCCTCCTGTGACTAAGACAAAGGATCTCCTTCAGCCCGCAACGAGTCAAGGCACCATGGTCTCCGTCGAAGACTCCGACACCCGCATCGCGGATCACAAGCTTTCCTACGATAATGAGGAACAAGATTTGTTCGAAATCCTCCCTCGTGAAACTAccgtcgtccacgacgaTGAGTACGACGACAATTCCGTTCCGTCACTCGCTCCCCGTGACCTTACCGACTCAATCCTGGACGATGTTCCGACTCTTCGTAGCTCTGTTGGTCTGACCAGTCCGCCTCGATTCGATCATTCGCCCGTTGTCGTAGAACCGCTTCCAGACAAGGTTGCTATCATCGAggaggaaaaagaagacCCCATGCCTCCTCCGCTAGAGCAACAGGAGCCGTTGGAAGACCAAAATTTGTTGGTCACATCAACATCCGACTTGGAACCTTTGCTGGTGCAGCTAGACGACGCCCAAAAGGTCTCCATCAACGAAAGGGTTCACCAGAGAACTCTGACAGAGGACGATGTTCTTCTCGACCCTTGCCCTCGTGCAAGTGCTTTACAGCTAGTGGGACGGACATTCTTTGCTTTTATTTTTGTTGTCTCTTTGGCACTGCCCTTGTCAAGGATCGGATCCGGGGCGACGCTATCGCTGCCAAATTTACCTACCTATTACGACACACACCCAATGCCCGCCAAACATCCGGCGGAGCAGTCCACTCCGACGCCATCACCGATACAATATTCAACGGATATGCAGTCTACGATCAATAATAACCAGCCCGTGGCGAAAGGGGGGGGCATCCACTCCGTGAAACCTCCCCTATCGAGTCTGGTATCAGTTGCTTACGGCGCCACTTCCTTTCCGGAGGACAAAATTTTTGCGGCGACGTTGGATCTCGCTCGGCAAGCCACAGGCAAGGGATGGTGGCTCGCATTTTCTCCCTTCTCTTCGCTAGCGTGGGAAGAGAAGCAAACTTTGGGCTggtggacgacgatgaggcTATCGATGCAAGTGCTGCTGGTCCTAGGGTTGATCACGATGGCTTTAGCGGGGCGTGGACGGCGCTTCGCTCCGCCTACATTGCTATCAGTAAGCCAGCTTGTCAAAGTCAAGAAAGTGCCTACACTTCACAAAGAAGAGAACGACTTTTCGGACTACCGTGTACTCTACCAATTTCAATTggattttgaaaaggtcAAAACCGACGTTGGACGACGTTCGAAAAACTTGACCTTATTGCTTGATGAGTTTGGTATCGATGGTGACGCATATGCAACTTTGACGATAGAAGAAATACGGTCTATTCTCCCCTATTTGCCAGGCCACGCTATCGTCTCGGCCAGCAAGACCGTGCTTGTCGAAGGCTTGCTGAACCGCTACTCCTTCACACTATCGCGCTTTACTAAGAACCAACTCGTTGGTCTCTTGCACTTGAAACATCAGGACGTGCCCAGTCGCTTTACGAAGGCGGAACTGGTTCACATGGCGTTGCAAGCGGGCTTTTGA